The following are from one region of the Syngnathus acus chromosome 10, fSynAcu1.2, whole genome shotgun sequence genome:
- the atp11c gene encoding phospholipid-transporting ATPase IG isoform X1, protein MLRRSLNRLFKGDERRVDSRTIFVGHPPCSASEPFIPPKFCDNRIVSSKYTVWNFLPKNLFEQFRRIANFYFLIIFLVQVIVDTPTSPVTSGLPLFFVITVTAIKQGYEDWLRHKADNEVNKYPVTVLENGLRLRKESEKIKVGDILEVEEDETFPCDLILLRSSRDDDTCFVTTASLDGESNHKTHYTVADIEKDLESLSATLECEQPQPDLYKFVGRMHIYKSNQEPVVRSLGPENLLLKGATLKNTEKICGVAIYTGMETKMALNYQGKSQKRSAVEKSINAFLLVYLCILLSKALVCTTLKYVWQSKPGQDEPWYNTKTQKERDTNQYLKMFTDFLSFMVLFNFIIPVSMYVTVEMQKFLGSFFITWDKDFFDPEIQEGALVNTSDLNEELGQVEYVFTDKTGTLTQNNMEFIECCIDGYQYKHQDFVAEVDGLNSEVEADLFCVTDGPMTKLKEKADRDREELFLRALCLCHTVQVKESPEQSPVQGGGLGDQVDAVVLSDPKDERGFIASSPDEVALVKGAMRYGFKFLGLESKAMKILNRSHEIEVYELLHVLNFDPVRRRMSVIVKCKSGDIVLFCKGADSSIFPRVRQEEVEPTRVHVERNAKEGYRTLCVAYKLLDLEEYAQVDAGLREARLALQGREEKLVAIYNEVETGMSLIGATAVEDRLQEEAAETMEALQGAGIKIWVLTGDKMETAKSTCFACRLFQMTTELLELTVRTLDEGGQKREERLHELLLEYHKKAVQDSPALENGISGNWSVTSHDYGFIIDGATLSMVLNSADSNSSHYRNLFLQICQNCTAVLCCRMAPLQKAQIVKLVKNSKGNPITLSIGDGANDVSMILEAHVGIGIKGKEGRQAVRNSDYAIPKLKHLKKLLLAHGHLYYVRIAHLVQYFFYKNLCFILPQFLYQFFCGHSQQPLYDAAYLTMYNICFTSMPILAYSLLEQHISIQALLNNAPLYREIRKNAMLRWRPFMYWTLLGVFHGLVFFIGVRCLFRNAALPENGQVYGNWSYGTIVFTVLVFTVTLKLALDTRHWTWVNHLVIWGSLAFYMLFSFFWGGIIWPFLRQQRMYFVFATMLSSVSAWLVIILLVVLSLLPEILLAAFRKPFNPFTQQRNPVESNSGGIPSPRSSTRPLLMRTFTDESNTVI, encoded by the exons ATGCTACGAAGAAGCCTCAACCGACTG TTTAAAGGCGACGAAAGAAGAGTCGACAGTCGGACTATCTTCGTCGGTCATCCGCCATGTTCTGCCAGCGAGCCTTTCATCCCGCCAAAGTTTTGTGACAACAGAATTGTGTCGTCTAAG TATACCGTGTGGAACTTTTTACCAAAGAACTTGTTTGAACAGTTCAGAAGAATTGCCAATTTCTACTTCCTTATCATCTTCCTGGTGCAG GTGATAGTGGACACCCCCACCAGCCCAGTCACCAGTGGCCTACCCTTATTTTTTGTGATTACAGTGACGGCGATCAAGCAG GGCTATGAGGACTGGCTACGACACAAGGCTGACAATGAGGTGAACAAGTACCCCGTGACAGTGCTTGAAAACGGTCTGAGGCTACGGAAGGAGAGTGAGAAGATCAAG GTGGGAGACATTTTGGAGGTGGAGGAAGATGAGACCTTTCCCTGTGATTTAATCTTGCTCAGATCCAGCCGGGATGATGACACCTGTTTTGTTACCACTGCTAGTCTGGATGGAGAGTCCAACCATAAA ACACACTACACTGTTGCAGACATAGAGAAGGATCTGGAATCCCTCAGTGCCACTTTGGAGTGTGAACAGCCTCAGCCTGACCTTTATAA GTTCGTCGGCCGTATGCACATCTACAAAAGCAATCAGGAGCCTGTAGTAAG GTCTTTGGGCCCGGAGAACTTGCTGCTTAAAGGAGCAACCttaaaaaatactgagaaaatCTGCG GTGTCGCTATTTACACTGGCATGGAGACCAAAATGGCTCTCAATTATCAGGGCAAATCTCAGAAACGCTCTGCTGTGGAGAA GTCCATCAATGCCTTCCTTTTGGTGTACCTTTGCATTTTGTTGAGCAAGGCCCTGGTGTGCACCACGCTCAAGTATGTGTGGCAAAGCAAGCCCGGACAAGATGAGCCTTGGTACAATACGAAAACCCAGAAAGAGAGGGACACCAATCAG TATCTAAAGATGTTCACCGACTTCCTGTCATTCATGGTGCTCTTCAACTTCATCATTCCCGTGTCCATGTACGTGACCGTTGAGATGCAAAAGTTTTTGGGGTCCTTTTTCATCACCTGGGACAAGGATTTCTTTGACCCAGAAATCCAGGAAGGGGCGCTGGTCAACACCTCCGACCTCAATGAGGAACTGGGACAG GTGGAGTATGTCTTCACGGACAAGACGGGCACCCTCACTCAGAATAACATGGAGTTCATTGAGTGCTGCATCGATGGATACCAGTACAAGCATCAAGACTTTGTCGCAGAAGTAGACGGATTAAACTCGGAAGTAGAGGCAGACTTATTTTGTGTCACAGATGGGCCCATGACCAAACTGAAGGAAAAAGCTGACAGG GACCGCGAGGAGCTGTTTCTGCGCGCCCTTTGTCTGTGCCACACGGTTCAGGTGAAGGAGTCCCCTGAGCAGAGTCCAGTCCAAGGTGGCGGGTTGGGCGACCAGGTAGATGCCGTTGTACTCAGCGACCCTAAGGATGAGAGGGGCTTCATAGCGTCCTCACCTGATGAGGTCGCTCTGGTCAAGGGTGCCATGAG GTATGGCTTCAAATTTCTGGGTCTGGAAAGTAAAGCCATGAAAATCCTCAACAGGAGCCATGAAATCGAAGT CTATGAGTTGCTTCATGTGTTGAATTTTGACCCTGTGAGAAGACGAATGAGTGTAATTGTCAAATGCAAGTCAG GTGATATTGTGCTCTTCTGCAAGGGAGCAGACTCCTCCATTTTCCCTCGCGTCAGACAGGAGGAAGTGGAACCGACACGTGTGCACGTGGAGCGGAACGCAAAG GAGGGCTACAGAACACTATGTGTGGCTTACAAACTACTCGACCTGGAGGAGTACGCCCAGGTGGACGCAGGCCTGAGGGAAGCCAGGCTGGCTCTGCAGGGCAGGGAGGAAAAGCTCGTGGCCATTTATAACGAAGTGGAGACCGGCATGAGTCTCATCGGCGCGACTGCTGTTGAAGATAG ACTTCAAGAGGAGGCCGCAGAAACAATGGAGGCTCTGCAGGGGGCCGGCATTAAGATCTGGGTCCTGACGGGAGACAAAATGGAGACGGCAAAGTCTACCTGTTTTGCCTGTCGCTTGTTTCAGATGACCACCGAGCTGTTGGAGCTAACGGTGCGCACTCTGGATGAAGGAGGTCAAAAGCGCGAGGAACGACTGCACGAGCTCTTACTCGAGTATCACAAGAAAGCGGTGCAGGATTCGCCGGCCTTAGAAAATGGCATCAGCGG GAACTGGTCGGTTACCAGCCACGACTATGGTTTCATTATTGATGGAGCCACTCTATCAATGGTGCTCAACTCCGCCGATTCCAACTCCAGCCACTACAGGAACCTCTTCCTGCAGATTTGTCAAAACTGCACCGCTGTGCTCTGCTGCCGCATGGCTCCATTGCAAAAGGCCCAG ATTGTAAAACTGGTGAAGAACTCTAAAGGCAACCCGATAACCCTCTCCATTGGTGATGGTGCCAATGACGTCAGCATGATTTTGGAAGCTCATGTTGGCATCG GCATCAAGGGTAAAGAGGGTCGGCAGGCGGTGAGGAACAGTGATTACGCCATCCCCAAACTCAAGCACCTGAAGAAACTCCTGCTGGCCCATGGACATCTCTACTATGTTCGCATTGCACACTTGGTTCAGTATTTCTTCTACAAG AACCTGTGCTTCATCTTACCTCAGTTTTTGTACCAGTTCTTCTGCGGCCATTCTCAGCAG CCCCTCTATGACGCAGCCTATCTGACGATGTACAACATCTGCTTCACCTCTATGCCCATCCTGGCTTACAGCCTCTTGGAGCAGCACATCAGCATCCAGGCTTTGCTGAACAATGCTCCCCTCTACAG AGAGATTCGCAAGAATGCCATGTTGCGATGGAGGCCCTTCATGTACTGGACGTTACTCGGGGTCTTCCACGGTTTGGTCTTCTTCATCGGTGTGCGATGTTTGTTCAGGAACGCCGCCCTGCCGGAAAACGGCCAG GTTTATGGGAACTGGTCATATGGCACAATCGTCTTCACCGTCCTCGTCTTCACGGTCACATTGAAG CTTGCCCTGGACACACGACACTGGACATGGGTCAACCACTTAGTAATATGGGGCTCCCTTGCATTTTACATGcttttcagcttcttctggGGAGGAATTATTTG GCCATTCCTGAGGCAGCAGCGtatgtattttgtgtttgccaCCATGCTGAGTTCAGTGTCAGCCTGGTTGGTCATCATCTTGCTCGTCGTGCTCAGCCTCCTGCCAGAGATCCTTCTGGCCGCCTTCCGCAAGCCCTTCAACCCATTTACTCAGCAG AGGAATCCAGTTGAGTCGAATTCGGGGGGCATCCCGTCCCCACGGTCGTCAACCAGGCCCCTGCTCATGAGAACCTTTACAGATGAGTCCAATACTGTCATTTAA
- the atp11c gene encoding phospholipid-transporting ATPase 11C isoform X2, with amino-acid sequence MLRRSLNRLFKGDERRVDSRTIFVGHPPCSASEPFIPPKFCDNRIVSSKYTVWNFLPKNLFEQFRRIANFYFLIIFLVQVIVDTPTSPVTSGLPLFFVITVTAIKQGYEDWLRHKADNEVNKYPVTVLENGLRLRKESEKIKVGDILEVEEDETFPCDLILLRSSRDDDTCFVTTASLDGESNHKTHYTVADIEKDLESLSATLECEQPQPDLYKFVGRMHIYKSNQEPVVRSLGPENLLLKGATLKNTEKICGVAIYTGMETKMALNYQGKSQKRSAVEKSINAFLLVYLCILLSKALVCTTLKYVWQSKPGQDEPWYNTKTQKERDTNQYLKMFTDFLSFMVLFNFIIPVSMYVTVEMQKFLGSFFITWDKDFFDPEIQEGALVNTSDLNEELGQVEYVFTDKTGTLTQNNMEFIECCIDGYQYKHQDFVAEVDGLNSEVEADLFCVTDGPMTKLKEKADRDREELFLRALCLCHTVQVKESPEQSPVQGGGLGDQVDAVVLSDPKDERGFIASSPDEVALVKGAMRYGFKFLGLESKAMKILNRSHEIEVYELLHVLNFDPVRRRMSVIVKCKSGDIVLFCKGADSSIFPRVRQEEVEPTRVHVERNAKEGYRTLCVAYKLLDLEEYAQVDAGLREARLALQGREEKLVAIYNEVETGMSLIGATAVEDRLQEEAAETMEALQGAGIKIWVLTGDKMETAKSTCFACRLFQMTTELLELTVRTLDEGGQKREERLHELLLEYHKKAVQDSPALENGISGNWSVTSHDYGFIIDGATLSMVLNSADSNSSHYRNLFLQICQNCTAVLCCRMAPLQKAQIVKLVKNSKGNPITLSIGDGANDVSMILEAHVGIGIKGKEGRQAVRNSDYAIPKLKHLKKLLLAHGHLYYVRIAHLVQYFFYKNLCFILPQFLYQFFCGHSQQPLYDAAYLTMYNICFTSMPILAYSLLEQHISIQALLNNAPLYREIRKNAMLRWRPFMYWTLLGVFHGLVFFIGVRCLFRNAALPENGQVYGNWSYGTIVFTVLVFTVTLKLALDTRHWTWVNHLVIWGSLAFYMLFSFFWGGIIWPFLRQQRMYFVFATMLSSVSAWLVIILLVVLSLLPEILLAAFRKPFNPFTQQMKHRLPSSGTSTIFMLSQTASTHSFSWSD; translated from the exons ATGCTACGAAGAAGCCTCAACCGACTG TTTAAAGGCGACGAAAGAAGAGTCGACAGTCGGACTATCTTCGTCGGTCATCCGCCATGTTCTGCCAGCGAGCCTTTCATCCCGCCAAAGTTTTGTGACAACAGAATTGTGTCGTCTAAG TATACCGTGTGGAACTTTTTACCAAAGAACTTGTTTGAACAGTTCAGAAGAATTGCCAATTTCTACTTCCTTATCATCTTCCTGGTGCAG GTGATAGTGGACACCCCCACCAGCCCAGTCACCAGTGGCCTACCCTTATTTTTTGTGATTACAGTGACGGCGATCAAGCAG GGCTATGAGGACTGGCTACGACACAAGGCTGACAATGAGGTGAACAAGTACCCCGTGACAGTGCTTGAAAACGGTCTGAGGCTACGGAAGGAGAGTGAGAAGATCAAG GTGGGAGACATTTTGGAGGTGGAGGAAGATGAGACCTTTCCCTGTGATTTAATCTTGCTCAGATCCAGCCGGGATGATGACACCTGTTTTGTTACCACTGCTAGTCTGGATGGAGAGTCCAACCATAAA ACACACTACACTGTTGCAGACATAGAGAAGGATCTGGAATCCCTCAGTGCCACTTTGGAGTGTGAACAGCCTCAGCCTGACCTTTATAA GTTCGTCGGCCGTATGCACATCTACAAAAGCAATCAGGAGCCTGTAGTAAG GTCTTTGGGCCCGGAGAACTTGCTGCTTAAAGGAGCAACCttaaaaaatactgagaaaatCTGCG GTGTCGCTATTTACACTGGCATGGAGACCAAAATGGCTCTCAATTATCAGGGCAAATCTCAGAAACGCTCTGCTGTGGAGAA GTCCATCAATGCCTTCCTTTTGGTGTACCTTTGCATTTTGTTGAGCAAGGCCCTGGTGTGCACCACGCTCAAGTATGTGTGGCAAAGCAAGCCCGGACAAGATGAGCCTTGGTACAATACGAAAACCCAGAAAGAGAGGGACACCAATCAG TATCTAAAGATGTTCACCGACTTCCTGTCATTCATGGTGCTCTTCAACTTCATCATTCCCGTGTCCATGTACGTGACCGTTGAGATGCAAAAGTTTTTGGGGTCCTTTTTCATCACCTGGGACAAGGATTTCTTTGACCCAGAAATCCAGGAAGGGGCGCTGGTCAACACCTCCGACCTCAATGAGGAACTGGGACAG GTGGAGTATGTCTTCACGGACAAGACGGGCACCCTCACTCAGAATAACATGGAGTTCATTGAGTGCTGCATCGATGGATACCAGTACAAGCATCAAGACTTTGTCGCAGAAGTAGACGGATTAAACTCGGAAGTAGAGGCAGACTTATTTTGTGTCACAGATGGGCCCATGACCAAACTGAAGGAAAAAGCTGACAGG GACCGCGAGGAGCTGTTTCTGCGCGCCCTTTGTCTGTGCCACACGGTTCAGGTGAAGGAGTCCCCTGAGCAGAGTCCAGTCCAAGGTGGCGGGTTGGGCGACCAGGTAGATGCCGTTGTACTCAGCGACCCTAAGGATGAGAGGGGCTTCATAGCGTCCTCACCTGATGAGGTCGCTCTGGTCAAGGGTGCCATGAG GTATGGCTTCAAATTTCTGGGTCTGGAAAGTAAAGCCATGAAAATCCTCAACAGGAGCCATGAAATCGAAGT CTATGAGTTGCTTCATGTGTTGAATTTTGACCCTGTGAGAAGACGAATGAGTGTAATTGTCAAATGCAAGTCAG GTGATATTGTGCTCTTCTGCAAGGGAGCAGACTCCTCCATTTTCCCTCGCGTCAGACAGGAGGAAGTGGAACCGACACGTGTGCACGTGGAGCGGAACGCAAAG GAGGGCTACAGAACACTATGTGTGGCTTACAAACTACTCGACCTGGAGGAGTACGCCCAGGTGGACGCAGGCCTGAGGGAAGCCAGGCTGGCTCTGCAGGGCAGGGAGGAAAAGCTCGTGGCCATTTATAACGAAGTGGAGACCGGCATGAGTCTCATCGGCGCGACTGCTGTTGAAGATAG ACTTCAAGAGGAGGCCGCAGAAACAATGGAGGCTCTGCAGGGGGCCGGCATTAAGATCTGGGTCCTGACGGGAGACAAAATGGAGACGGCAAAGTCTACCTGTTTTGCCTGTCGCTTGTTTCAGATGACCACCGAGCTGTTGGAGCTAACGGTGCGCACTCTGGATGAAGGAGGTCAAAAGCGCGAGGAACGACTGCACGAGCTCTTACTCGAGTATCACAAGAAAGCGGTGCAGGATTCGCCGGCCTTAGAAAATGGCATCAGCGG GAACTGGTCGGTTACCAGCCACGACTATGGTTTCATTATTGATGGAGCCACTCTATCAATGGTGCTCAACTCCGCCGATTCCAACTCCAGCCACTACAGGAACCTCTTCCTGCAGATTTGTCAAAACTGCACCGCTGTGCTCTGCTGCCGCATGGCTCCATTGCAAAAGGCCCAG ATTGTAAAACTGGTGAAGAACTCTAAAGGCAACCCGATAACCCTCTCCATTGGTGATGGTGCCAATGACGTCAGCATGATTTTGGAAGCTCATGTTGGCATCG GCATCAAGGGTAAAGAGGGTCGGCAGGCGGTGAGGAACAGTGATTACGCCATCCCCAAACTCAAGCACCTGAAGAAACTCCTGCTGGCCCATGGACATCTCTACTATGTTCGCATTGCACACTTGGTTCAGTATTTCTTCTACAAG AACCTGTGCTTCATCTTACCTCAGTTTTTGTACCAGTTCTTCTGCGGCCATTCTCAGCAG CCCCTCTATGACGCAGCCTATCTGACGATGTACAACATCTGCTTCACCTCTATGCCCATCCTGGCTTACAGCCTCTTGGAGCAGCACATCAGCATCCAGGCTTTGCTGAACAATGCTCCCCTCTACAG AGAGATTCGCAAGAATGCCATGTTGCGATGGAGGCCCTTCATGTACTGGACGTTACTCGGGGTCTTCCACGGTTTGGTCTTCTTCATCGGTGTGCGATGTTTGTTCAGGAACGCCGCCCTGCCGGAAAACGGCCAG GTTTATGGGAACTGGTCATATGGCACAATCGTCTTCACCGTCCTCGTCTTCACGGTCACATTGAAG CTTGCCCTGGACACACGACACTGGACATGGGTCAACCACTTAGTAATATGGGGCTCCCTTGCATTTTACATGcttttcagcttcttctggGGAGGAATTATTTG GCCATTCCTGAGGCAGCAGCGtatgtattttgtgtttgccaCCATGCTGAGTTCAGTGTCAGCCTGGTTGGTCATCATCTTGCTCGTCGTGCTCAGCCTCCTGCCAGAGATCCTTCTGGCCGCCTTCCGCAAGCCCTTCAACCCATTTACTCAGCAG ATGAAGCACCGCCTTCCTTCCTCGGGGACTTCTACTATCTTCATGTTGTCGCAGACCGCTAGCACTCACAGCTTCTCGTGGAGTGACTGA
- the atp11c gene encoding phospholipid-transporting ATPase 11C isoform X4, giving the protein MLRRSLNRLFKGDERRVDSRTIFVGHPPCSASEPFIPPKFCDNRIVSSKYTVWNFLPKNLFEQFRRIANFYFLIIFLVQVIVDTPTSPVTSGLPLFFVITVTAIKQGYEDWLRHKADNEVNKYPVTVLENGLRLRKESEKIKVGDILEVEEDETFPCDLILLRSSRDDDTCFVTTASLDGESNHKTHYTVADIEKDLESLSATLECEQPQPDLYKFVGRMHIYKSNQEPVVRSLGPENLLLKGATLKNTEKICGVAIYTGMETKMALNYQGKSQKRSAVEKSINAFLLVYLCILLSKALVCTTLKYVWQSKPGQDEPWYNTKTQKERDTNQYLKMFTDFLSFMVLFNFIIPVSMYVTVEMQKFLGSFFITWDKDFFDPEIQEGALVNTSDLNEELGQVEYVFTDKTGTLTQNNMEFIECCIDGYQYKHQDFVAEVDGLNSEVEADLFCVTDGPMTKLKEKADRDREELFLRALCLCHTVQVKESPEQSPVQGGGLGDQVDAVVLSDPKDERGFIASSPDEVALVKGAMRYGFKFLGLESKAMKILNRSHEIEVYELLHVLNFDPVRRRMSVIVKCKSGDIVLFCKGADSSIFPRVRQEEVEPTRVHVERNAKEGYRTLCVAYKLLDLEEYAQVDAGLREARLALQGREEKLVAIYNEVETGMSLIGATAVEDRLQEEAAETMEALQGAGIKIWVLTGDKMETAKSTCFACRLFQMTTELLELTVRTLDEGGQKREERLHELLLEYHKKAVQDSPALENGISGNWSVTSHDYGFIIDGATLSMVLNSADSNSSHYRNLFLQICQNCTAVLCCRMAPLQKAQIVKLVKNSKGNPITLSIGDGANDVSMILEAHVGIGIKGKEGRQAVRNSDYAIPKLKHLKKLLLAHGHLYYVRIAHLVQYFFYKNLCFILPQFLYQFFCGHSQQPLYDAAYLTMYNICFTSMPILAYSLLEQHISIQALLNNAPLYREIRKNAMLRWRPFMYWTLLGVFHGLVFFIGVRCLFRNAALPENGQVYGNWSYGTIVFTVLVFTVTLKLALDTRHWTWVNHLVIWGSLAFYMLFSFFWGGIIWPFLRQQRMYFVFATMLSSVSAWLVIILLVVLSLLPEILLAAFRKPFNPFTQQAAAVALISYKQLMAHQ; this is encoded by the exons ATGCTACGAAGAAGCCTCAACCGACTG TTTAAAGGCGACGAAAGAAGAGTCGACAGTCGGACTATCTTCGTCGGTCATCCGCCATGTTCTGCCAGCGAGCCTTTCATCCCGCCAAAGTTTTGTGACAACAGAATTGTGTCGTCTAAG TATACCGTGTGGAACTTTTTACCAAAGAACTTGTTTGAACAGTTCAGAAGAATTGCCAATTTCTACTTCCTTATCATCTTCCTGGTGCAG GTGATAGTGGACACCCCCACCAGCCCAGTCACCAGTGGCCTACCCTTATTTTTTGTGATTACAGTGACGGCGATCAAGCAG GGCTATGAGGACTGGCTACGACACAAGGCTGACAATGAGGTGAACAAGTACCCCGTGACAGTGCTTGAAAACGGTCTGAGGCTACGGAAGGAGAGTGAGAAGATCAAG GTGGGAGACATTTTGGAGGTGGAGGAAGATGAGACCTTTCCCTGTGATTTAATCTTGCTCAGATCCAGCCGGGATGATGACACCTGTTTTGTTACCACTGCTAGTCTGGATGGAGAGTCCAACCATAAA ACACACTACACTGTTGCAGACATAGAGAAGGATCTGGAATCCCTCAGTGCCACTTTGGAGTGTGAACAGCCTCAGCCTGACCTTTATAA GTTCGTCGGCCGTATGCACATCTACAAAAGCAATCAGGAGCCTGTAGTAAG GTCTTTGGGCCCGGAGAACTTGCTGCTTAAAGGAGCAACCttaaaaaatactgagaaaatCTGCG GTGTCGCTATTTACACTGGCATGGAGACCAAAATGGCTCTCAATTATCAGGGCAAATCTCAGAAACGCTCTGCTGTGGAGAA GTCCATCAATGCCTTCCTTTTGGTGTACCTTTGCATTTTGTTGAGCAAGGCCCTGGTGTGCACCACGCTCAAGTATGTGTGGCAAAGCAAGCCCGGACAAGATGAGCCTTGGTACAATACGAAAACCCAGAAAGAGAGGGACACCAATCAG TATCTAAAGATGTTCACCGACTTCCTGTCATTCATGGTGCTCTTCAACTTCATCATTCCCGTGTCCATGTACGTGACCGTTGAGATGCAAAAGTTTTTGGGGTCCTTTTTCATCACCTGGGACAAGGATTTCTTTGACCCAGAAATCCAGGAAGGGGCGCTGGTCAACACCTCCGACCTCAATGAGGAACTGGGACAG GTGGAGTATGTCTTCACGGACAAGACGGGCACCCTCACTCAGAATAACATGGAGTTCATTGAGTGCTGCATCGATGGATACCAGTACAAGCATCAAGACTTTGTCGCAGAAGTAGACGGATTAAACTCGGAAGTAGAGGCAGACTTATTTTGTGTCACAGATGGGCCCATGACCAAACTGAAGGAAAAAGCTGACAGG GACCGCGAGGAGCTGTTTCTGCGCGCCCTTTGTCTGTGCCACACGGTTCAGGTGAAGGAGTCCCCTGAGCAGAGTCCAGTCCAAGGTGGCGGGTTGGGCGACCAGGTAGATGCCGTTGTACTCAGCGACCCTAAGGATGAGAGGGGCTTCATAGCGTCCTCACCTGATGAGGTCGCTCTGGTCAAGGGTGCCATGAG GTATGGCTTCAAATTTCTGGGTCTGGAAAGTAAAGCCATGAAAATCCTCAACAGGAGCCATGAAATCGAAGT CTATGAGTTGCTTCATGTGTTGAATTTTGACCCTGTGAGAAGACGAATGAGTGTAATTGTCAAATGCAAGTCAG GTGATATTGTGCTCTTCTGCAAGGGAGCAGACTCCTCCATTTTCCCTCGCGTCAGACAGGAGGAAGTGGAACCGACACGTGTGCACGTGGAGCGGAACGCAAAG GAGGGCTACAGAACACTATGTGTGGCTTACAAACTACTCGACCTGGAGGAGTACGCCCAGGTGGACGCAGGCCTGAGGGAAGCCAGGCTGGCTCTGCAGGGCAGGGAGGAAAAGCTCGTGGCCATTTATAACGAAGTGGAGACCGGCATGAGTCTCATCGGCGCGACTGCTGTTGAAGATAG ACTTCAAGAGGAGGCCGCAGAAACAATGGAGGCTCTGCAGGGGGCCGGCATTAAGATCTGGGTCCTGACGGGAGACAAAATGGAGACGGCAAAGTCTACCTGTTTTGCCTGTCGCTTGTTTCAGATGACCACCGAGCTGTTGGAGCTAACGGTGCGCACTCTGGATGAAGGAGGTCAAAAGCGCGAGGAACGACTGCACGAGCTCTTACTCGAGTATCACAAGAAAGCGGTGCAGGATTCGCCGGCCTTAGAAAATGGCATCAGCGG GAACTGGTCGGTTACCAGCCACGACTATGGTTTCATTATTGATGGAGCCACTCTATCAATGGTGCTCAACTCCGCCGATTCCAACTCCAGCCACTACAGGAACCTCTTCCTGCAGATTTGTCAAAACTGCACCGCTGTGCTCTGCTGCCGCATGGCTCCATTGCAAAAGGCCCAG ATTGTAAAACTGGTGAAGAACTCTAAAGGCAACCCGATAACCCTCTCCATTGGTGATGGTGCCAATGACGTCAGCATGATTTTGGAAGCTCATGTTGGCATCG GCATCAAGGGTAAAGAGGGTCGGCAGGCGGTGAGGAACAGTGATTACGCCATCCCCAAACTCAAGCACCTGAAGAAACTCCTGCTGGCCCATGGACATCTCTACTATGTTCGCATTGCACACTTGGTTCAGTATTTCTTCTACAAG AACCTGTGCTTCATCTTACCTCAGTTTTTGTACCAGTTCTTCTGCGGCCATTCTCAGCAG CCCCTCTATGACGCAGCCTATCTGACGATGTACAACATCTGCTTCACCTCTATGCCCATCCTGGCTTACAGCCTCTTGGAGCAGCACATCAGCATCCAGGCTTTGCTGAACAATGCTCCCCTCTACAG AGAGATTCGCAAGAATGCCATGTTGCGATGGAGGCCCTTCATGTACTGGACGTTACTCGGGGTCTTCCACGGTTTGGTCTTCTTCATCGGTGTGCGATGTTTGTTCAGGAACGCCGCCCTGCCGGAAAACGGCCAG GTTTATGGGAACTGGTCATATGGCACAATCGTCTTCACCGTCCTCGTCTTCACGGTCACATTGAAG CTTGCCCTGGACACACGACACTGGACATGGGTCAACCACTTAGTAATATGGGGCTCCCTTGCATTTTACATGcttttcagcttcttctggGGAGGAATTATTTG GCCATTCCTGAGGCAGCAGCGtatgtattttgtgtttgccaCCATGCTGAGTTCAGTGTCAGCCTGGTTGGTCATCATCTTGCTCGTCGTGCTCAGCCTCCTGCCAGAGATCCTTCTGGCCGCCTTCCGCAAGCCCTTCAACCCATTTACTCAGCAG GCTGCAGCCGTGGCTCTCATATCTTACAAACAACTGATGGCTCACCAGTGA